The Acidaminococcales bacterium genome window below encodes:
- a CDS encoding DUF951 domain-containing protein, translating to MDIVRYEIGDIVKMKKRHPCGSDEWEVQRTGIDFGLKCQGCGRYVMIPRPKFEKAVKAIIKRAAGAAEDRHE from the coding sequence ATGGACATCGTACGCTACGAAATCGGCGATATCGTGAAAATGAAAAAGCGCCACCCCTGCGGCTCGGACGAATGGGAAGTGCAAAGGACGGGCATTGATTTCGGCCTCAAATGCCAAGGCTGCGGCCGGTATGTCATGATTCCCCGGCCGAAATTTGAAAAGGCCGTGAAAGCGATAATCAAAAGAGCGGCCGGCGCCGCGGAGGACAGACATGAGTAA
- a CDS encoding CBS domain-containing protein, whose protein sequence is MFVYKRMTKDPVCISKDISILDAMEVMRASKVRRLPVVDNGRLVGIVTSRDLHMASPSPATTLSKYEANYLLRKITVGEIMSANLLTVKAKATIEEVALLMYKNKIGAIPVVDDDDPGKIVGIVTETDIFKILVDVMGLPEGKTRITATFHDRLGMLAEVGLVFKNLGQNITSFAIVNEEGDNREIVIRGDFVNTDAIKEQMEKSGFKVTDITNIS, encoded by the coding sequence ATGTTTGTTTACAAGCGTATGACGAAAGACCCTGTATGCATAAGCAAAGACATCAGCATCTTAGATGCCATGGAAGTCATGCGGGCCAGCAAAGTAAGGCGGCTGCCGGTAGTTGACAACGGAAGGCTCGTCGGGATAGTTACCAGCCGCGACCTGCACATGGCCTCGCCTTCCCCCGCCACTACCTTGTCCAAATACGAAGCGAACTATCTTTTGCGCAAAATAACCGTGGGGGAGATAATGTCCGCAAACCTCTTGACCGTCAAAGCAAAAGCCACTATTGAAGAGGTCGCGCTTTTAATGTACAAAAACAAGATCGGCGCTATCCCGGTGGTGGACGACGACGACCCCGGAAAAATTGTCGGCATCGTTACCGAAACGGACATCTTCAAGATCCTCGTGGACGTCATGGGGCTGCCGGAAGGCAAAACAAGGATCACCGCCACTTTTCATGACCGCTTGGGCATGCTGGCCGAAGTAGGGTTGGTTTTTAAAAACCTCGGGCAAAACATCACCAGTTTCGCGATCGTCAACGAAGAAGGGGACAACCGCGAGATCGTCATCCGCGGCGATTTTGTCAATACGGATGCGATAAAGGAACAAATGGAAAAAAGCGGTTTTAAAGTAACCGACATCACGAATATTTCCTGA
- a CDS encoding ABC transporter ATP-binding protein, whose amino-acid sequence MLRIENISVFYGAIHAIKDISLSVGAGEIVTLIGSNGAGKSTTLNAVSGLLKIKRGGIKFMGKEINGLPAHEIVALGLCQVPEGRRIFANMTVQENLEMGAYLRRDRQETLKDYQNVFSKFPRLAERKKQLAGTLSGGEQQMLAMGRALMGKPKLLLMDEPSMGLAPRLVQEIFSIIKEINRAGTTILLVEQNANMALSIANRAYVLESGQITLSGPAAELAASESVRNAYLGG is encoded by the coding sequence ATGCTCCGCATTGAAAATATCAGCGTCTTTTACGGCGCCATCCACGCCATAAAGGACATAAGCCTCTCGGTCGGCGCGGGCGAGATCGTAACGCTCATCGGATCCAACGGCGCGGGCAAAAGCACGACCTTAAACGCGGTGTCCGGCCTTTTGAAAATAAAACGCGGCGGCATAAAATTCATGGGCAAAGAGATAAACGGCCTGCCGGCCCACGAGATAGTCGCCCTCGGTTTGTGCCAGGTTCCGGAAGGGCGCAGGATATTCGCCAACATGACCGTGCAGGAAAACCTTGAAATGGGGGCGTATCTTAGGCGGGACAGACAAGAGACCCTCAAGGACTATCAAAACGTGTTTAGCAAATTCCCCCGCCTGGCGGAGCGAAAAAAGCAACTGGCCGGCACCCTTTCAGGCGGCGAGCAGCAAATGCTGGCTATGGGGCGGGCACTGATGGGAAAGCCGAAGCTGCTTTTGATGGACGAGCCGTCCATGGGCCTTGCGCCGCGCCTGGTGCAGGAAATATTTTCCATAATCAAAGAAATAAACCGGGCTGGCACGACTATTTTGCTTGTCGAGCAAAACGCCAACATGGCGCTTTCCATCGCCAACCGGGCCTATGTGCTGGAAAGCGGCCAAATCACGCTGTCCGGGCCGGCGGCGGAGCTGGCGGCAAGCGAATCGGTCAGGAACGCCTATCTCGGCGGCTGA
- a CDS encoding ABC transporter ATP-binding protein has translation MLLKTDKLSMEFGGLSALINLNLEIRSGELVGLIGPNGAGKTTVFNLLTGVYSPSGGEIFLGGKSLKGLKPFQVTQSGIARTFQNIRLFSELSVLDNVKIAHNFHIACSLPESILRMGRYFHEEEKTERESIRLLEIFNLKGKMRETAKNLPYGEQRRLEIARALATRPSLLLLDEPAAGMNPQETDELTQMIRWIRGEFALTVLLIEHDMRLVMNLCERIYVLEYGVTIAQGAPEAIRRNPKVIEAYLGEEAPHAPH, from the coding sequence ATGCTGCTTAAAACGGACAAGCTCTCCATGGAATTTGGCGGGCTGAGCGCCTTGATAAACCTTAATCTGGAAATACGATCCGGCGAACTGGTCGGGCTGATAGGGCCGAACGGCGCCGGCAAAACTACGGTGTTCAACCTTTTGACCGGGGTTTACAGCCCCAGCGGCGGCGAGATATTCCTTGGCGGCAAATCCCTGAAAGGGCTGAAGCCTTTTCAGGTAACTCAGTCAGGCATTGCCCGCACCTTTCAAAACATCCGGCTTTTCTCGGAACTGTCGGTGTTGGACAACGTCAAGATCGCCCATAATTTCCACATAGCCTGCAGCCTGCCGGAAAGCATCCTGCGAATGGGGCGCTATTTCCACGAAGAGGAAAAGACGGAGCGGGAATCGATCAGGCTTTTGGAAATATTCAACCTCAAAGGCAAAATGCGCGAAACCGCCAAAAACCTCCCTTACGGCGAACAGCGCCGCCTGGAAATCGCGCGGGCGCTCGCCACCAGGCCTTCCCTGCTTCTTCTGGACGAGCCGGCCGCCGGCATGAACCCGCAGGAAACCGACGAACTGACGCAAATGATCAGGTGGATACGCGGAGAATTTGCCCTTACCGTGCTTTTGATTGAGCATGACATGCGTTTGGTCATGAATCTTTGCGAACGCATATATGTGCTGGAATACGGGGTTACCATCGCGCAGGGCGCGCCGGAAGCGATACGCCGCAACCCCAAGGTAATAGAAGCTTATCTCGGGGAGGAGGCGCCGCATGCTCCGCATTGA
- a CDS encoding branched-chain amino acid ABC transporter permease codes for MNKVRKYDFLLLAFGASVFLLLHALMETEIIGAFWQLNIILACINIILAASLNLINGFTGQFSIGHAGFMAIGAYVSAIMTVKQGLPFAIAIIAAFAAAAALGFLIGVPTLRLSGDYLAIATLGLSEIIRVCILNTPYIGGASGFMGIPHLTNFPWAFGLMFLTVYLIKNIVNSAHGRALIAVRENEIAAETMGIDAAKYKTLAFTIGAGFAGLGGALFSHYFYLAHPSSFTFMRSFDILTMVVLGGLGSLSGSIIGAIILVFVSAALSDFPEWRMIIYAVTLIALMIFRPQGLLGNKELSEKMLGLLRKKEA; via the coding sequence ATGAACAAAGTCAGAAAATACGACTTTTTGCTGCTTGCTTTTGGCGCGTCCGTTTTCCTCCTCCTGCACGCGCTGATGGAAACGGAAATTATCGGCGCTTTCTGGCAGCTTAACATCATACTGGCCTGCATAAACATAATCCTGGCGGCAAGCCTTAATCTCATCAACGGCTTTACCGGCCAGTTTTCCATCGGGCACGCGGGCTTTATGGCGATCGGCGCCTATGTCAGCGCGATTATGACCGTCAAGCAGGGCCTTCCTTTTGCCATAGCCATCATCGCGGCTTTTGCCGCGGCGGCGGCTTTGGGCTTTCTCATCGGCGTCCCTACCCTCCGGCTGTCGGGCGACTATCTGGCGATCGCGACGCTGGGGCTTAGCGAAATCATCAGGGTGTGCATTTTGAACACGCCTTATATCGGCGGCGCGTCCGGGTTCATGGGCATCCCGCATCTTACCAACTTTCCCTGGGCTTTCGGCCTGATGTTTCTGACCGTCTACCTGATTAAGAACATCGTCAATTCGGCGCATGGGCGCGCCCTGATCGCCGTGCGCGAAAACGAGATCGCGGCGGAGACGATGGGGATAGACGCCGCCAAATATAAAACCTTGGCTTTCACGATCGGCGCCGGTTTCGCCGGTTTGGGCGGCGCGCTTTTCTCTCATTATTTTTATCTGGCGCACCCTTCATCCTTTACCTTTATGCGCTCTTTCGACATACTGACCATGGTAGTGCTGGGCGGGCTGGGGTCCCTCAGCGGTTCCATCATCGGCGCGATCATCTTGGTGTTTGTATCGGCGGCCTTGTCGGATTTTCCCGAATGGCGCATGATCATTTACGCCGTAACGCTAATCGCGCTCATGATCTTTCGGCCGCAGGGTCTTTTGGGCAACAAAGAACTGAGCGAAAAAATGCTGGGTTTGCTGCGCAAAAAGGAGGCATAG
- a CDS encoding branched-chain amino acid ABC transporter permease codes for MDSSSFLSQFIQQMINGISLGSIYALIALGYTMVYGILKLINFAHGDIYMLGAYAGFFAASVLRLSFFPSLLFAMLAAALAGMAIERLAYRPLRRAPRITALITAIGVSFFLDYTLILFVSPQPRTFPAIFESEIYRFYGIIINSQQILIFAVSLLLMAFLTYVVQCTRIGKAMRAVSYDTDTARLMGINVDKVISWTFALGSALAAAAGVLVGIYYNSIDPLMGMMPGIKAFVAAVLGGIGIIPGAMAGGLILGIVEAMASGFLSSTFRDAVAFSILILILLFKPSGLLGKNTREKV; via the coding sequence TTGGATTCCTCGTCTTTTTTGTCGCAATTTATACAGCAGATGATTAACGGCATATCGCTGGGCAGCATATACGCGCTTATCGCTTTGGGCTATACTATGGTCTACGGCATTTTGAAACTGATCAACTTCGCGCACGGCGACATATATATGCTGGGCGCTTACGCGGGGTTTTTCGCCGCGTCCGTTTTGCGCCTTTCTTTTTTTCCTTCGCTTCTTTTTGCCATGCTGGCCGCCGCTTTGGCCGGCATGGCCATAGAGCGCCTCGCCTACCGCCCTTTGCGCCGCGCGCCCAGGATTACCGCCCTCATCACGGCAATCGGCGTTTCTTTTTTTCTGGACTATACGCTGATCTTGTTTGTTTCGCCGCAGCCGCGCACTTTCCCCGCGATCTTCGAGTCCGAAATATACCGCTTCTACGGAATCATCATAAACAGCCAGCAAATATTGATTTTTGCGGTGTCGCTTCTGCTTATGGCTTTTCTGACCTACGTCGTGCAATGCACCAGGATCGGCAAGGCCATGCGGGCGGTATCCTACGACACGGATACGGCGCGGCTTATGGGCATAAACGTGGACAAAGTCATCTCTTGGACGTTTGCCCTCGGCTCGGCGCTGGCGGCGGCGGCCGGCGTTCTGGTGGGCATATATTATAATTCCATCGATCCCTTGATGGGCATGATGCCCGGCATAAAGGCTTTCGTCGCGGCCGTGCTCGGCGGCATCGGCATCATTCCGGGGGCGATGGCGGGCGGCCTGATCCTCGGCATCGTGGAAGCCATGGCCAGCGGCTTTTTGTCCTCTACCTTTCGCGATGCCGTGGCTTTCTCCATCCTCATCCTCATCCTGCTGTTTAAGCCGTCCGGTCTTTTGGGCAAAAACACGCGCGAGAAAGTGTAG
- a CDS encoding ABC transporter substrate-binding protein: MLNKSLGQKLAAVGLSGLLAIFAAACGAGKKAPDGGQAIKIGVNAEMTGPVSSFGMSSANAMKLAAKQINSSGGALGRQLQLVFADNKSEPAEAAAAATKLIAQDKVAAVLGPLISSTTLACTKIAQDRKIPLLTPSATNPAVTVQNGKTLEYVFRSCFIDDFMGGLMADFAQNSLKAKTAALFIDSASDLSKSTAGIFEAFFVKNGGKIVSKEAYLAKDTDFKATLTKIKAVNPDVIFVPGNYQEAGMIVKQARELDLLQPIVGVDAWDSPKLFDIGGAAALNNTYYPGHYSPDDTRPEVQKFVKEYKEEYGVVPDTQAVLGYDSVFVLVDAIKRAGSDDPEKIRGALAATKGLRTVSGVITLDDSHNPIKGAVINENKEGKVTFRERVDPNP, translated from the coding sequence TAAAAATCGGCGTCAACGCCGAAATGACCGGCCCGGTTTCTTCCTTTGGCATGTCTTCCGCCAACGCCATGAAACTGGCGGCCAAACAGATCAATTCCAGCGGCGGCGCGCTTGGCAGGCAATTGCAGCTGGTTTTCGCCGACAACAAGTCCGAGCCTGCGGAAGCGGCGGCGGCGGCGACCAAATTGATCGCGCAGGACAAGGTGGCGGCTGTCTTGGGCCCTTTGATCAGTTCCACCACTTTGGCTTGCACCAAAATTGCGCAGGACAGGAAAATACCGCTTCTTACTCCGTCGGCGACCAACCCGGCGGTTACCGTGCAAAACGGAAAGACGCTGGAATATGTTTTCCGCAGTTGCTTCATTGACGATTTCATGGGCGGTTTAATGGCGGATTTCGCCCAAAATTCGCTGAAGGCGAAAACGGCCGCCCTTTTTATCGACAGCGCGTCCGACCTTTCCAAAAGCACAGCCGGCATATTTGAAGCCTTTTTCGTAAAAAACGGCGGCAAAATAGTCTCCAAAGAAGCGTATTTGGCCAAGGACACCGATTTTAAAGCCACCCTTACCAAGATAAAGGCGGTTAACCCTGACGTTATTTTTGTCCCCGGCAATTATCAGGAAGCGGGCATGATTGTCAAACAGGCGCGCGAACTTGACCTTCTCCAGCCGATCGTCGGCGTGGACGCCTGGGATTCGCCGAAATTGTTTGACATCGGGGGCGCGGCGGCCTTGAACAACACTTATTACCCCGGCCATTACTCGCCGGACGATACCAGGCCCGAAGTGCAAAAATTCGTCAAAGAATATAAAGAAGAGTACGGCGTTGTTCCGGACACGCAGGCGGTGCTCGGCTACGATTCCGTCTTCGTGCTGGTTGACGCCATAAAGAGGGCGGGGTCGGACGATCCCGAAAAAATCAGGGGCGCTTTGGCCGCCACCAAAGGCCTGCGGACGGTGTCGGGCGTAATTACGCTGGACGATAGCCACAATCCCATCAAAGGCGCCGTGATCAACGAGAACAAGGAGGGCAAAGTAACCTTTAGAGAAAGAGTCGACCCGAACCCTTAG